One stretch of Aquipuribacter sp. SD81 DNA includes these proteins:
- a CDS encoding DUF5998 family protein, with the protein MRDTRHRGPRRPDGPADGLPADLVRDVERAGYYPAVVADVVRVALAGEEALEHFVHPETTFDEGDQVRRHVTVLVLTPTRLIVAHADDHSERDDRATPPGHPETVRAVDAGATYAMASTEAVPIDRVTGVVVTHVVDRPERYRPGGLPREVTLGVAWGIASRVDLEPAGCADPECDADHGYTGSVTGDDLSLRVSADAEGHDAVDGALRFARALSAATSGR; encoded by the coding sequence GTGCGTGACACCCGACACCGCGGTCCTCGTCGTCCCGACGGCCCGGCGGACGGGCTGCCCGCGGACCTCGTGCGCGACGTCGAGCGCGCCGGGTACTACCCGGCCGTCGTCGCCGACGTCGTGCGCGTCGCGCTGGCGGGCGAGGAGGCCCTCGAGCACTTCGTGCACCCGGAGACCACGTTCGACGAGGGCGACCAGGTCCGCCGCCACGTGACGGTCCTCGTCCTCACGCCGACGCGGCTCATCGTCGCCCACGCCGACGACCACAGCGAGCGCGACGACCGGGCGACGCCGCCCGGGCACCCCGAGACCGTGCGCGCCGTCGACGCCGGGGCCACCTACGCGATGGCGAGCACGGAGGCCGTGCCGATCGACCGGGTGACCGGGGTCGTCGTCACCCACGTCGTCGACCGTCCCGAGCGCTACCGGCCCGGCGGGCTGCCGCGCGAGGTCACCCTCGGTGTGGCGTGGGGCATCGCGAGCCGGGTCGACCTCGAGCCCGCGGGCTGCGCGGACCCGGAGTGCGACGCCGACCACGGCTACACCGGCAGCGTGACCGGCGACGACCTGTCGCTGCGGGTGAGCGCCGACGCGGAGGGTCACGACGCCGTCGACGGCGCGCTCCGCTTCGCCCGGGCGCTGTCCGCGGCCACGTCGGGCCGGTGA